One region of Metallosphaera sedula DSM 5348 genomic DNA includes:
- a CDS encoding MFS transporter, whose translation MNRSIILFVLVLGTLMAAVDSTVVLLALPTITTDLRTNLDLAIWTILIYLLVVAVMTTQLGRIGDILGRSRMYNLGFAIFTVGSALCGLSPTADMLVAFRAVQAFGASMLQANSGAIIADTFPPNQRGRAYGYTSIGWNVGATLGIVVGGILTTLVGWRYIFYINVPIGIVAILLGVKYVKDVQERRKQKLDIPGMVLLLAGLSAITYGASDVAGRGIDLFNGSLIGVGAILIAVMLAYERRAENPIIDLKAFQNRVLSFSILASFFQSTGYLSVVFVIIMYLQGIRGLSPLNASLLLVPGYVVASALGPIAGRLSDRIGARIPATLGIAMMMGAILVYLTLTITTPLYMIIIASVIGGLGSAMFYPANNSAVMANARRGFYGGANGLLRTLANLGTLSSYVLTLTVASLSIPRYVAFEVFLGTTDLLGGVEQSFLNGIKAALVVALFILLVALVLSASRGKEVRVEKIEGTTKPSTT comes from the coding sequence GACTATCCTGATTTACCTGTTGGTAGTCGCAGTGATGACAACTCAGCTCGGAAGAATTGGTGACATCTTGGGAAGATCTAGGATGTACAATCTAGGTTTCGCAATTTTCACAGTGGGATCTGCGCTCTGCGGTTTATCTCCTACCGCTGACATGTTAGTAGCTTTTAGGGCTGTACAGGCCTTTGGGGCCTCCATGCTTCAGGCCAATTCTGGGGCAATCATAGCTGACACCTTCCCCCCAAATCAAAGGGGAAGGGCTTACGGTTACACCTCCATAGGCTGGAACGTGGGGGCAACTCTTGGGATAGTGGTGGGCGGAATCCTGACAACCCTAGTTGGATGGAGATACATCTTTTACATCAATGTTCCCATCGGAATTGTGGCAATCCTTCTAGGGGTAAAATACGTCAAAGACGTTCAAGAGAGAAGGAAGCAAAAACTTGACATTCCAGGAATGGTCCTATTGCTAGCTGGACTTTCAGCAATAACCTATGGAGCATCTGACGTGGCTGGGAGAGGCATAGATCTGTTTAACGGATCTCTCATCGGTGTGGGGGCAATACTAATTGCGGTGATGTTGGCTTACGAGAGGAGAGCTGAAAACCCCATAATTGACCTGAAGGCGTTTCAGAACAGGGTGCTCTCCTTTTCCATACTGGCGTCCTTTTTCCAGAGCACTGGATACCTCTCTGTGGTTTTCGTAATCATCATGTACCTCCAGGGAATTAGGGGTTTGAGTCCACTGAACGCCTCACTTCTACTTGTCCCAGGTTACGTGGTTGCCAGTGCCCTAGGTCCCATTGCTGGCAGGCTTTCAGACAGGATAGGTGCTAGGATACCAGCTACGCTAGGTATAGCAATGATGATGGGGGCCATACTGGTTTACCTCACCCTCACAATTACTACCCCACTGTACATGATCATTATAGCCTCCGTTATAGGTGGTTTAGGTTCAGCCATGTTCTATCCAGCAAACAACAGTGCCGTTATGGCAAACGCTAGGAGGGGGTTCTACGGAGGGGCTAACGGTCTTCTCAGGACCCTCGCCAATCTAGGAACGCTGTCCAGCTACGTCCTAACCCTAACTGTTGCGTCGCTATCAATACCCAGGTATGTGGCCTTTGAGGTGTTTCTAGGAACCACGGATCTGTTAGGTGGTGTGGAGCAGTCTTTCCTCAACGGTATTAAGGCAGCTTTGGTGGTAGCACTCTTCATCCTGCTCGTGGCCCTGGTGCTCTCAGCCTCTAGAGGGAAGGAGGTTAGGGTCGAGAAGATAGAGGGAACAACTAAACCTAGCACAACCTAA